Proteins co-encoded in one Actinomadura luteofluorescens genomic window:
- a CDS encoding TetR family transcriptional regulator: MGRIAGVTRAETRERLLSAAADEFARRGYDGTRVADIARAAGVSNGALYAHFDSKAELLVAALRAHGRRLLADLFDADPDRPVVELLLAIGRGLPRRRDARAHLVVEALVAARRDEEVARPMRDYVGERGDWLAGLMRIAQAGEEMDPALSPDALAHLCLLLGMGSALIPPDMHAVGDEEWAALLARIVTALAPPGPAAALHGRNTMKVQIDPKRCQGHGRCYDLAPGLFGEDDEGYGTVLGDGAVPEGGEQEARLAAANCPERAIDVLGEA, from the coding sequence ATGGGGCGTATTGCGGGCGTCACTCGCGCGGAGACGCGGGAGCGGCTGCTCAGCGCCGCGGCCGACGAGTTCGCCCGGCGCGGCTACGACGGGACGCGCGTCGCCGACATCGCGCGTGCCGCCGGGGTCAGCAACGGCGCCCTGTACGCGCACTTCGACTCGAAGGCGGAGCTGCTGGTGGCCGCGCTCCGCGCGCACGGGCGGCGGCTGCTAGCCGACCTGTTCGACGCCGACCCGGACCGTCCGGTCGTCGAGCTGCTGCTCGCCATCGGGCGGGGGCTGCCGAGGCGCCGCGACGCCCGCGCCCACCTCGTCGTGGAGGCCCTCGTCGCGGCCCGCCGGGACGAGGAGGTCGCCCGTCCCATGCGCGACTACGTCGGCGAGCGCGGCGACTGGCTCGCCGGGCTCATGCGCATCGCCCAGGCGGGCGAGGAGATGGACCCGGCGCTGTCGCCGGACGCGCTCGCCCACCTCTGCCTGCTGCTCGGGATGGGAAGCGCGCTCATCCCTCCGGACATGCACGCCGTCGGGGACGAGGAGTGGGCCGCGCTGCTCGCGCGGATCGTGACCGCGCTCGCGCCGCCCGGTCCCGCCGCCGCCCTACACGGGAGGAACACGATGAAGGTGCAGATCGACCCGAAGCGCTGCCAGGGGCACGGCCGGTGCTACGACCTGGCGCCCGGCCTGTTCGGCGAGGACGACGAGGGCTACGGCACGGTCCTCGGGGACGGCGCCGTCCCCGAGGGCGGCGAGCAGGAGGCCCGCCTCGCGGCCGCGAACTGCCCCGAGCGGGCGATCGACGTCCTCGGGGAGGCGTGA
- a CDS encoding PGPGW domain-containing protein has protein sequence MGYGRSTRQGVVIVAGGTVLLAGVALLVLPGPGLLLVLAGLLILSREFPAVNRYVEPVREKAIQAAEDSVTSWWRLTGSVLTGLALLGAGVAWGLVEELPLSGWSTGSGLILSGFILFGLLFWSWRRVRARRAETFPE, from the coding sequence ATGGGATACGGGAGGTCCACCCGGCAGGGGGTGGTGATCGTCGCCGGCGGCACCGTGCTGCTGGCCGGGGTCGCGCTGCTCGTGCTGCCCGGCCCCGGGCTGCTGCTCGTGCTGGCGGGCCTGCTCATCCTCTCCCGGGAGTTCCCGGCGGTGAACCGCTACGTCGAGCCCGTCCGGGAGAAGGCGATCCAGGCGGCCGAGGACAGCGTGACGTCCTGGTGGCGCCTCACGGGCTCGGTCCTCACGGGGCTCGCGCTGCTGGGCGCGGGCGTGGCGTGGGGCCTGGTGGAGGAACTGCCGCTCAGCGGATGGAGCACGGGCTCGGGGCTCATCCTGTCCGGCTTCATCCTCTTCGGGCTCCTGTTCTGGAGCTGGCGGCGGGTCAGGGCCCGCCGCGCCGAGACCTTCCCGGAGTGA
- a CDS encoding acyltransferase family protein, protein MTQTPEASVVAVPGSAEAAAPDPAPAASPAERPQDKPRTAGGAAPRGRDPHLDNAKYLAILLVAGGHALSGLRDVPVAAALWNFIYLFHMPLFLMISGYLSKRFTLTDDKAVRLVGSTIAPYLIFQCAYSLFAWGVDGRRFQFDVLDPYYLTWFLLALFVWRLLTPVWRRLRFPLATAVLIALLAYMSDIGSTLDLYRILGLAPFYVLGLRLSPEVLQIVRRPWARITGAALLAAALAGAYLTQDHMNARWLNWDTSNGDLGVDEFTGTVMRAALLLTGTVLILAFLAVTPSRRTWYSDLGAATIYGYLLHGFLMRLFTFEGWHELAWFDTIPGVLSALLAGFVIVTVLSTSPVRRVTRWAVEPDMRPLFGR, encoded by the coding sequence ATGACACAGACACCCGAGGCGTCCGTCGTGGCGGTTCCCGGCTCCGCCGAGGCGGCGGCTCCGGACCCCGCCCCGGCGGCGTCCCCCGCCGAGCGCCCGCAGGACAAGCCGCGGACGGCGGGCGGCGCGGCTCCCCGAGGACGCGACCCGCACCTGGACAACGCCAAGTACCTGGCGATCCTGCTCGTCGCGGGCGGGCACGCGCTGTCGGGCCTGCGGGACGTCCCGGTGGCCGCGGCGCTCTGGAACTTCATCTACCTGTTCCACATGCCGCTGTTCCTCATGATCAGCGGATACCTGTCCAAGCGGTTCACCCTCACCGACGACAAGGCCGTGCGGCTGGTCGGCTCGACCATCGCGCCGTACCTGATCTTCCAGTGCGCCTACAGCCTGTTCGCCTGGGGCGTGGACGGGCGGCGTTTCCAGTTCGACGTGCTGGACCCCTACTACCTGACCTGGTTCCTGCTGGCGCTGTTCGTGTGGCGGCTGCTCACCCCGGTGTGGCGGCGGCTCAGGTTCCCGCTCGCGACGGCCGTGCTCATCGCCCTCCTGGCCTACATGTCCGACATCGGGAGCACGCTCGACCTGTACCGGATCCTCGGGCTGGCGCCGTTCTACGTCCTCGGGCTGAGGCTGTCCCCGGAGGTGCTCCAGATCGTCCGGCGGCCGTGGGCGCGGATCACGGGCGCCGCGCTCCTGGCCGCCGCGCTCGCGGGCGCCTACCTCACCCAGGACCACATGAACGCGCGCTGGCTGAACTGGGACACCTCCAACGGCGACCTCGGCGTGGACGAGTTCACCGGCACCGTGATGCGCGCCGCGCTGCTGCTCACCGGGACGGTGCTGATCCTGGCCTTCCTGGCGGTCACCCCGTCCCGGCGCACCTGGTACAGCGACCTCGGCGCCGCGACCATCTACGGCTACCTGCTGCACGGCTTCCTGATGCGGCTCTTCACGTTCGAGGGCTGGCACGAGCTCGCCTGGTTCGACACGATCCCCGGCGTGCTGTCGGCGCTCCTCGCCGGCTTCGTCATCGTCACGGTGCTGAGCACCTCCCCGGTGCGCCGCGTGACCCGCTGGGCCGTCGAGCCCGACATGAGGCCGCTCTTCGGCCGGTGA
- a CDS encoding bifunctional cytidylyltransferase/SDR family oxidoreductase → MAPQGEHRVVAVILAGGSGQRMGLSTPKQLLKIAGKTILEHTLCVFEEAPDVDEIIVLMNPGFLQDAADCVRRAGCTKVKAVLPGGTSRNATTQLALDALADHPAETTSVLFHDAVRPLLSQRIIRDCVAALREHRAVDVAIPSADTIIQVDEDVIVDVPRRANLRRGQTPQGFRLATIRDAYEKAWRDENFEATDDCTVVLRYLPGTPIYVVPGDEHNMKVTEPVDMFVADKLFQLASSDAPDLTEDEYAAALGGKTMVVFGASQGIGAAIAELAQRFGARVFGYSRGATRTHVERPDDVAGALAQAYSATGRVDFVVNTAGILRIGRLDAIDPEAIEEALRVNYLAPIHIARAAFPYLAKTGGQLLLYTSSSYTRGRADYSLYSSAKAATVNLTQALADEWSGDKVRINCINPERTSTPMRTAAFGQEPPHTLLSADQVARTSLNVLLSGLTGQVIDVRREDPLSGGRSG, encoded by the coding sequence ATGGCGCCGCAGGGTGAGCATCGCGTCGTAGCCGTCATCCTGGCGGGTGGCAGCGGACAGCGGATGGGTCTCAGCACCCCCAAGCAGCTCCTCAAGATCGCCGGGAAGACGATCCTCGAGCACACGCTGTGCGTGTTCGAGGAGGCCCCCGACGTCGACGAGATCATCGTCCTGATGAACCCCGGCTTCCTCCAGGACGCCGCGGACTGCGTCCGCAGGGCCGGCTGCACCAAGGTCAAGGCCGTGCTGCCCGGCGGGACGTCCCGGAACGCGACAACGCAGCTCGCCCTCGACGCCCTCGCCGACCACCCGGCCGAGACGACCAGCGTGCTGTTCCACGACGCGGTGCGCCCGCTGCTGTCGCAGCGCATCATCCGCGACTGCGTGGCCGCGCTGCGCGAGCACCGGGCGGTGGACGTCGCCATCCCGTCCGCCGACACGATCATCCAGGTCGACGAGGACGTCATCGTGGACGTCCCGCGCCGCGCGAACCTGCGCCGCGGGCAGACCCCGCAGGGCTTCCGGCTCGCCACCATCCGCGACGCCTACGAGAAGGCCTGGCGGGACGAGAACTTCGAGGCGACCGACGACTGCACAGTGGTGCTGCGCTACCTGCCCGGCACCCCGATCTACGTCGTCCCCGGCGACGAGCACAACATGAAGGTCACCGAGCCGGTCGACATGTTCGTCGCGGACAAGCTGTTCCAGCTCGCCTCCTCCGACGCCCCCGACCTGACCGAGGACGAGTACGCCGCGGCTCTCGGCGGCAAGACGATGGTCGTGTTCGGCGCCAGCCAGGGCATCGGCGCCGCCATCGCGGAGCTCGCCCAGCGGTTCGGCGCCCGCGTCTTCGGCTACAGCCGCGGCGCCACCCGCACCCACGTCGAGCGGCCCGACGACGTCGCCGGCGCGCTCGCGCAGGCCTACTCGGCGACCGGCCGCGTCGACTTCGTCGTCAACACGGCGGGCATCCTGCGGATCGGCCGGCTCGACGCCATCGACCCCGAGGCGATCGAGGAGGCACTGCGGGTGAACTACCTCGCGCCGATCCACATCGCGCGCGCGGCGTTCCCCTACCTCGCCAAGACCGGCGGGCAGCTGCTGCTCTACACCTCCAGCTCCTACACCCGCGGTCGCGCCGACTACAGCCTGTACTCCTCCGCCAAGGCGGCGACGGTGAACCTCACCCAGGCGCTGGCGGACGAGTGGTCCGGCGACAAGGTGCGGATCAACTGCATCAACCCCGAGCGGACCAGCACCCCCATGCGGACCGCGGCGTTCGGCCAGGAGCCCCCGCACACCCTGCTGAGCGCCGACCAGGTGGCCCGCACCTCCCTCAACGTCCTGCTGTCCGGCCTCACGGGGCAGGTCATCGACGTGCGCCGTGAAGACCCCCTCAGCGGCGGCCGCTCCGGCTGA
- a CDS encoding CDP-glycerol glycerophosphotransferase family protein, giving the protein MRRLVSRYSALMRYSSVLWLPVTLGLLIGAAAAGWPWAFLGAAVLCYAAEFAVGRTLPDAARPLRWGQMSPGARVLVRQAALVLLLVQSGDAGRPTVVLAAVGLLLVDWIRAATLAGAVASRRVNRLPFVTRNLGQGEPALPVPATPRQARLTLLLESHADLLPLLFGTAGLLLGLPVLVVAGLLGTTAVAIAVASAQLPRLRRMRALLNAERTGHDVQRRVDRYKPEVVLYFTGPATTVYQANMWLETLERLDRKAMVLVRSPEVVGALAPTPLPVVCVTRAEDMMNFDLGTVKVALYPGNTGKNLHLLREEHIKHVFVGHGDSDKGPSSNPVSKVFDEVWVAGPAGRDRYHNSDAGVRDEAIVEVGRPQLGEITTEPSGGPVPTVLYAPTWEGWDSEHGYSSLLGMGERIVRTLLDQGPRLRVIYRPHPYTGRRLPEAAAVHARLIRMIEQANRSGAAGHQVVTGADASLYECFNRSDMLITDISSVISDYIPSLKPYVVANPDGMDENLFKTEFPSASAAYLLSPGCGELTDILAVAATPGQDPLAAERRTLRDYLLGPEHPDAMTRFAAAVDALAQAGPRSTMYGISGRAVTAAPEHA; this is encoded by the coding sequence GTGCGGCGTCTCGTCTCCCGGTACTCGGCTCTCATGCGGTACTCATCGGTGTTGTGGCTGCCCGTCACCCTCGGGCTGCTGATCGGGGCGGCCGCGGCCGGGTGGCCCTGGGCCTTCCTCGGCGCCGCCGTGCTCTGCTACGCGGCGGAGTTCGCCGTCGGCCGGACGCTGCCGGACGCGGCCAGGCCGCTGCGCTGGGGCCAGATGAGCCCGGGCGCGCGGGTGCTGGTCCGGCAGGCGGCCCTGGTGCTGCTGCTCGTCCAGTCGGGCGACGCCGGCAGGCCGACCGTCGTCCTGGCGGCCGTCGGCCTCCTGCTGGTCGACTGGATCCGGGCCGCGACCCTCGCCGGCGCGGTCGCCTCGCGCCGCGTCAACCGGCTCCCCTTCGTCACCCGCAACCTCGGGCAGGGCGAGCCGGCGCTGCCCGTTCCCGCCACCCCCCGGCAGGCCCGGCTGACCCTCCTGCTGGAGAGCCACGCCGACCTCCTGCCGCTGCTGTTCGGCACCGCCGGGCTCCTGCTCGGCCTCCCCGTCCTGGTGGTCGCGGGGCTCCTCGGCACCACGGCCGTCGCGATCGCCGTCGCGTCCGCGCAGCTGCCGCGGCTGCGCCGGATGCGCGCCCTCCTCAACGCCGAGCGGACGGGCCACGACGTGCAGCGCCGCGTCGACCGCTACAAGCCCGAGGTCGTCCTGTACTTCACCGGCCCGGCCACGACCGTCTACCAGGCCAACATGTGGCTGGAGACGCTGGAGCGCCTGGACCGCAAGGCGATGGTCCTCGTCCGCTCCCCCGAGGTCGTCGGCGCGCTCGCGCCGACCCCGCTTCCCGTCGTGTGCGTCACGCGGGCCGAGGACATGATGAACTTCGACCTCGGCACCGTGAAGGTCGCGCTCTACCCGGGCAACACCGGCAAGAACCTCCACCTGCTCCGCGAGGAGCACATCAAGCACGTGTTCGTCGGGCACGGCGACAGCGACAAGGGCCCGAGCTCCAACCCGGTCAGCAAGGTCTTCGACGAGGTGTGGGTGGCCGGCCCGGCGGGCCGCGACCGCTACCACAACTCCGACGCCGGGGTGCGCGACGAGGCCATCGTCGAGGTGGGCCGCCCGCAGCTCGGCGAGATCACCACCGAGCCGTCCGGCGGGCCCGTCCCCACCGTCCTGTACGCGCCCACCTGGGAGGGCTGGGACAGCGAGCACGGCTACAGCTCCCTGCTCGGCATGGGCGAGCGGATCGTCCGGACGCTGCTGGACCAGGGGCCGCGGCTGCGCGTCATCTACCGGCCGCACCCCTACACCGGCCGGCGGCTGCCGGAGGCCGCCGCCGTGCACGCCCGGCTCATCCGGATGATCGAGCAGGCGAACCGGAGCGGCGCGGCCGGCCACCAGGTGGTCACCGGCGCGGACGCCTCCCTCTACGAGTGCTTCAACCGGTCGGACATGCTGATCACCGACATCTCCAGCGTGATCTCCGACTACATCCCGAGCCTGAAGCCGTACGTCGTCGCCAACCCCGACGGCATGGACGAGAACCTCTTCAAGACCGAGTTCCCGTCCGCGTCGGCGGCCTACCTGCTCAGCCCCGGCTGCGGCGAGCTGACCGACATCCTCGCCGTCGCGGCGACGCCCGGCCAGGACCCGCTGGCCGCGGAGCGGCGCACGCTCCGCGACTACCTGCTGGGCCCGGAGCACCCGGACGCCATGACGCGGTTCGCCGCAGCCGTCGACGCGCTCGCGCAGGCCGGCCCGCGGTCGACGATGTACGGAATCTCCGGTCGAGCGGTCACGGCGGCCCCCGAGCACGCCTAA
- a CDS encoding glycosyltransferase family 2 protein — protein MTQPLVSVIIPVYQCRDTVGGALESVFAQSLPAEQVEVIAVDDGSTDGGGELLDELARAHDRLTVVHQPNSGGAGAPRNRGLELASGTFVFFLDADDRLGPEALERMTAMAERNGTDIVLGKQVGTGGRKAPKVFDRSVERTHVLDPGSDLFGRMSMAALQLFRRSLVERAGLRFTEGLVAHEDQLFTAGAYLNAGGVSVLADYDCYYWAAREDGSSATQGAGAPPADLYAIIGRAMRQVADHTEPGETRERLNRRYLRLEVFGRLDRLYLDSSPDDRKVTLTGCRELLEEWYTPAQRELAHPLHRVIGHCVLHDLEDELLEVLRFRRGGSRPRLHLEDGRAYLKYPFFRDAAVRIPDACFASPAPLVVLPALTRLAWEDGALLAGGRVVVRDVDEGSPTVRLLLEDGDGGRRAVECETVSAAPADEGVEASFTAAVGPEAADLPDGRWTLHIEVSLSGHVRTVPLVRPRDLPLPRAALAGTRLLRPVRARAGEPLALEAGASLTSADFGDVEVGWGPGRRVRVRADAPPVLGDGPAMSVQLHHADDGTTISAPLEAAPDDPSHLRADLSLAGARPGRWRARFAVDGAGEPVPVRLPAEGGGVLGPVTASVVPPRRVHVKMDRRTATVHVTAPMGSLARRTWRRLLPGGGTKPRP, from the coding sequence ATGACGCAACCCCTGGTCAGCGTGATCATTCCGGTGTACCAGTGCCGGGACACGGTGGGCGGGGCACTGGAGTCGGTCTTCGCCCAGTCCCTGCCCGCCGAGCAGGTCGAGGTCATCGCCGTCGACGACGGCTCGACCGACGGCGGCGGCGAACTGCTGGACGAGCTCGCCCGCGCCCACGACCGGCTGACGGTCGTCCACCAGCCGAACTCCGGCGGCGCGGGCGCGCCGCGCAACCGGGGCCTGGAACTGGCGTCCGGGACGTTCGTGTTCTTCCTGGACGCCGACGACCGGCTGGGCCCGGAGGCGCTGGAGCGCATGACGGCGATGGCCGAGCGCAACGGCACCGACATCGTCCTCGGCAAGCAGGTCGGGACGGGCGGCCGCAAGGCGCCCAAGGTGTTCGACCGGTCCGTCGAGCGCACCCACGTGCTCGACCCCGGCAGCGACCTGTTCGGGCGGATGTCGATGGCCGCGCTCCAGCTGTTCCGCCGGTCCCTGGTCGAACGGGCGGGGCTCCGCTTCACCGAAGGCCTCGTGGCCCACGAGGACCAGCTCTTCACCGCCGGCGCCTACCTGAACGCCGGCGGCGTCTCCGTCCTCGCCGACTACGACTGCTACTACTGGGCCGCCCGCGAGGACGGCTCCAGCGCGACGCAGGGGGCGGGCGCCCCGCCCGCCGACCTGTACGCGATCATCGGCCGGGCGATGCGGCAGGTCGCCGACCACACCGAGCCGGGCGAGACCCGGGAGCGGCTGAACCGGCGGTACCTGCGGCTGGAGGTCTTCGGCCGCCTCGACCGCCTGTACCTGGACTCCTCGCCCGACGACCGGAAGGTCACCCTCACGGGCTGCCGCGAGCTGCTGGAGGAGTGGTACACCCCCGCGCAGCGGGAGCTGGCCCACCCCCTCCACCGGGTGATCGGGCACTGCGTCCTGCACGATCTCGAAGACGAGCTGCTGGAGGTCCTGCGGTTCCGCCGCGGCGGGTCGCGGCCCCGCCTCCACCTGGAGGACGGGCGCGCCTACCTGAAGTACCCGTTCTTCCGCGACGCCGCCGTCCGCATCCCCGACGCGTGCTTCGCGAGCCCCGCGCCCCTGGTGGTCCTGCCCGCCCTGACGCGCCTGGCCTGGGAGGACGGCGCCCTTCTGGCCGGGGGCAGGGTGGTCGTTCGCGACGTGGACGAGGGAAGCCCCACGGTCCGCCTGCTGCTGGAGGACGGCGACGGCGGCCGCCGCGCGGTGGAGTGCGAGACCGTCTCGGCCGCGCCGGCGGACGAGGGCGTCGAGGCGTCCTTCACCGCCGCCGTCGGCCCGGAGGCGGCCGACCTGCCGGACGGCCGCTGGACGCTGCACATCGAGGTGTCGCTCAGCGGGCACGTGCGGACGGTTCCGCTGGTCAGGCCGCGCGACCTGCCCCTTCCGCGGGCGGCCCTGGCGGGTACCCGCCTCCTGCGCCCGGTGCGGGCGCGCGCCGGCGAGCCCCTCGCGCTGGAGGCCGGAGCCTCCCTCACCTCCGCCGACTTCGGCGACGTCGAGGTCGGCTGGGGGCCGGGGCGGCGGGTCCGGGTGCGGGCCGACGCGCCGCCCGTCCTCGGTGACGGCCCCGCGATGAGCGTCCAGTTGCACCACGCCGACGACGGCACGACGATCAGCGCGCCGCTGGAGGCCGCGCCTGACGACCCGTCGCACCTGCGCGCCGACCTCTCCCTCGCGGGCGCGCGTCCCGGCCGCTGGCGGGCCCGCTTCGCGGTCGACGGCGCGGGCGAGCCCGTCCCGGTGCGTCTGCCCGCCGAGGGCGGCGGCGTCCTCGGGCCGGTGACCGCGTCGGTGGTGCCGCCGCGCCGCGTGCACGTCAAGATGGACCGCAGGACGGCGACCGTGCACGTCACCGCGCCGATGGGGTCGCTGGCGCGGCGCACCTGGCGGCGGCTGCTCCCGGGCGGGGGCACGAAGCCGCGGCCGTGA
- a CDS encoding acyltransferase, translated as MSHRILPSAQVDPGAELGDGTTVWDLAQIREGARLGAGCIVGRGAYVGAGVRIGDNVKLQNHALVYEPAVLEDGVFVGPAVVLTNDREPRSVDPDGRLKRGDDWEAVGVHVAEGASLGARSVCVAPVRVGRWAMVAAGAVVTRDVPDFALVAGVPARRIGWVGKAGARLTERSGGTWECPRTGEIYVEAPAGDGSETTVLTEKG; from the coding sequence ATGAGTCACCGCATCCTGCCGAGCGCCCAGGTCGACCCCGGCGCGGAACTCGGCGACGGCACCACCGTGTGGGACCTCGCCCAGATCCGCGAGGGCGCCCGGCTCGGCGCGGGCTGCATCGTGGGACGCGGCGCCTACGTCGGCGCGGGCGTGCGGATCGGCGACAACGTCAAGCTGCAGAACCACGCGCTCGTCTACGAGCCCGCCGTGCTGGAGGACGGCGTGTTCGTCGGCCCCGCCGTCGTGCTCACCAACGACCGCGAGCCCCGCTCGGTGGACCCGGACGGCAGGCTGAAGCGCGGCGACGACTGGGAGGCGGTCGGCGTCCACGTCGCCGAGGGCGCCTCGCTCGGCGCCCGCAGCGTGTGCGTCGCGCCGGTCCGCGTCGGCCGCTGGGCGATGGTCGCCGCGGGCGCGGTGGTCACCCGCGACGTCCCCGACTTCGCGCTGGTCGCGGGCGTCCCCGCCCGCCGGATCGGCTGGGTCGGCAAGGCCGGCGCCCGGCTCACCGAGCGTTCCGGGGGGACGTGGGAGTGCCCGCGGACCGGTGAGATCTACGTAGAGGCGCCCGCCGGCGACGGCTCGGAGACGACGGTCCTGACCGAGAAGGGCTGA
- a CDS encoding glycosyltransferase — MTERRPRLLYLAFYFPPSRASGVYRPRATANRLTELGWDVTVFAAPLPFLYDTIGSVDDKLMETVDPRITLVRPDLNRFVWQTDLREYSRFRGAFPQLAQSLYTWGQKHVFPEHYASWGRDSVRRALRMHARRRFDVVLATGNPYSSFAAAWLFHKLTRTPYIIDYRDSWTLDQFSEEPMFDEDHPAWRWERRVLRSAANSLYVNDAQRAWHAERYPRAADRMMTVLNGWDADTLPQSAAPPPAARATTDGHAPRFSFVGTVTDKQPIEELIEGFSRARAHSDMRAATLNFYGYFGFFQGTDNKLRKRFAAAAEAAAEAVTAQEVGGGAAMAEQAAAAEDAEADEQLLAPGVHHRGPVSKTALADVYQDSDVLVFLNGGGRYVTSGKIFEYMAAGRPIVSVHTPGSAAEELLRGYPLWFNPGGLAPADIAASMVAAAKAAAGLDERQAAEARAYADRFERNVTLEPLVGRLDELAARRRGVGG; from the coding sequence ATGACCGAACGCCGCCCACGCCTTCTCTATCTCGCCTTCTACTTCCCGCCGTCCCGCGCCAGCGGCGTGTACCGGCCCCGGGCGACCGCGAACCGGCTGACCGAGCTGGGCTGGGACGTCACGGTCTTCGCGGCGCCGCTCCCGTTCCTGTACGACACGATCGGCTCGGTCGACGACAAGCTGATGGAGACCGTCGACCCGCGGATCACGCTGGTGCGCCCGGACCTGAACCGGTTCGTCTGGCAGACGGACCTGCGCGAGTACAGCCGGTTCCGCGGGGCGTTCCCCCAGCTGGCCCAGTCGCTGTACACGTGGGGGCAGAAGCACGTCTTCCCGGAGCACTACGCGTCGTGGGGGCGCGACTCCGTCCGGCGCGCTCTGCGGATGCACGCGCGGCGCCGGTTCGACGTGGTCCTCGCGACGGGGAACCCGTACTCCTCGTTCGCCGCGGCATGGCTGTTCCACAAGCTGACCCGCACGCCCTACATCATCGACTACCGCGACTCCTGGACCCTCGACCAGTTCAGCGAGGAGCCGATGTTCGACGAGGACCATCCCGCCTGGCGCTGGGAGCGCCGGGTGCTGCGGTCCGCGGCGAACTCGCTGTACGTCAACGACGCCCAGCGCGCCTGGCACGCCGAGCGCTACCCGCGCGCGGCGGACCGCATGATGACCGTCCTGAACGGGTGGGACGCCGACACGCTCCCGCAGAGCGCCGCGCCGCCCCCGGCCGCCCGCGCGACGACGGACGGGCACGCGCCCCGCTTCTCCTTCGTCGGCACGGTCACCGACAAGCAGCCCATCGAGGAGCTGATCGAGGGGTTCTCCCGCGCCCGCGCGCACTCGGACATGCGGGCCGCCACCCTGAACTTCTACGGCTACTTCGGGTTCTTCCAGGGCACCGACAACAAGCTCCGCAAACGCTTCGCGGCCGCGGCCGAGGCGGCGGCCGAGGCCGTCACCGCCCAGGAGGTCGGGGGCGGGGCGGCGATGGCCGAGCAGGCGGCCGCCGCCGAGGACGCGGAGGCCGACGAGCAGCTGCTCGCCCCCGGCGTCCACCACCGCGGTCCGGTGTCCAAGACGGCGCTCGCCGACGTCTACCAGGACTCCGACGTGCTGGTGTTCCTCAACGGGGGCGGACGCTACGTCACCTCCGGGAAGATCTTCGAGTACATGGCGGCGGGACGTCCCATCGTGTCGGTCCACACGCCCGGGTCGGCGGCCGAGGAGCTGCTGCGCGGGTACCCGCTGTGGTTCAACCCCGGCGGGCTCGCCCCGGCCGACATCGCCGCCTCGATGGTCGCGGCGGCGAAGGCGGCCGCCGGACTGGACGAACGGCAGGCGGCCGAGGCCCGCGCCTACGCGGACCGGTTCGAACGGAACGTGACGCTGGAGCCGCTCGTCGGGCGGCTCGACGAGCTGGCCGCCCGCAGGCGCGGCGTGGGCGGGTGA